One Sphingomonas endolithica genomic window, GTACGAAAACTTCATGCTGCACTACAACTTCCCGCCTTACTCGGTCGGTGAAGTCGGCCGCTTCGGCGCGCCGGGCCGCCGCGAAGTCGGCCATGGCAAGCTTGCCTGGCGCGCGCTGCACCCGGTGCTGCCGTCGAAGGAGGACTTCCCGTACACGATCCGCGTGCTCAGCGACATCACGGAGAGCAACGGCTCCTCGTCGATGGCGACGGTGTGCGGCGGTTCGCTGTCGATGATGGATGCCGGCGTGCCGCTGAAGCGCCCGGTATCGGGCATCGCGATGGGCCTGATCCTGGAAGGCAAGAACTTCGCGGTGCTCAGCGACATCCTGGGTGACGAAGATCATCTGGGCGACATGGACTTCAAGGTCGCCGGCACGTCCGAGGGCATCACCACGATGCAGATGGACATCAAGATTGCCGGCATCACCGAGGAGATCATGGGCAAGGCGCTGGCACAGGCCAAGGAAGGCCGCGCGCACATCCTGGAAGAGATGGCGCGCGCGCTGGACCATACGCGCGAGGAACTGTCGGCACACGCCCCGCGCATCGAAAGCTTCACGATCGACAAGTCGAAGATCCGCGAAGTGATCGGCACCGGCGGCAAGGTGATCCGCGAGATCGTCGCGCAGACCGGCGCCAAGGTCGACATCGACGACGAGGGCGTGATCAAGGTGTCGTCGTCCGACCCGGCGCAGATCGAGGCCGCGATCAAGTGGATCAAGGGCCTGGTCGAGGAAGCGGAAGTCGGCAAGGTGTATGACGGCAAGGTCGTCAACATGGTCGATTTCGGCGCGTTCGTGAACTTCATGGGCGGCAAGGACGGGCTCGTCCACGTTTCCGAAATCCGCAACGAGCGGACCGAGAAGGTCACCGACGTGCTGAGCGAAGGTCAGGCCGTGAAGGTCAAGGTCCTCGAGATCGACCCGCGCGGCAAGGTGCGCCTGTCGATGCGCGTCGTCGACCAGGAGACCGGTGCCGAGCTGGAAGACACGCGGCCCGCGCGTGAACCGCGCGAAGGCGGCGACCGCCCGCGCGGCGACCGTCCGCGTCGTGACGGCGACGGCGGCCGTGGCCCACGTGGCGACGGCGGCGGTGGCCGTGACGGTGGCGATCGCGGTCCCCGCGGTCCGCGCCGTGACGGTGACGGCGGCCGTGGCCCACGTCGCGATGGCGGCGAGCGTGCCCCGCGCAGCGAAGGCGGCAAGGATGAGGGTCCGGCACCCGAATTCGCCCCGGCGTTCTTGACGGGCGATCGCGACTAAGCGATCTCGCCTAGGCGGAGAGAAAGAGCGGCCCGGTGGCGACACCGGGCCGTTTTTTTGTGAGCCGCGCGAACAATCGAAGGCAGCAAGCGGGGACGAAGCGCAAGCTTGAGCGATCGGGCCCTCGCGAACCAACCTAACCCTGCCTTTGGTAGTGCTGAGGTCGTGAGCTCAATCCTCACCGGAAGCACCATTTTCTAAATGACTTAGCGAACAAGCCGCCCTTCGGGACCGCGCCGGTAGGTCATGGGCGGGCGGTCGGGATGGCGACCTACCGCGACGGCGGAACGCTCTGTCAAAGCGTTCTACGTAGCGACGACTAGATCGGTCGGCGCACTCTATTGAGAACATTAATCGAACGGGTTATCGTCGCATCCCAAAGGGGGGAGTCGATGGAACTCAAATCATTCCGCGTTCGCAATTTTCGTTCGATCAATGATAGCGGCGAAATCGAAGTATCCCGCATAACGGCGCTGCTAAGGCGAAATGAAAGCGGCAAATCCAACGTACTCCGTGCGCTGCATAGCCTGAACCCGGCGGATGGATTTAAGGCGCTTAGCCCAATCAAAGACTTCCCCCGGCATCGGAGGCTATCGGAGTGCAGCGACAACACGCCGGTCGTTGACTCGACGTGGCAGTTGTCCGCCTTTGAACAGAAGCACATCGCCGAAATTTGGCCCGCTGCCCAAGGCGTATCGGAGGTGACTGTCGGGCGCCACTACGGGACGAAACGTTACGTTGGCATTGACGTGCCGGAAGGCTCTTTCGATCTAGCCGCTATCAAAACAGACGCGCGGAAAATTGACGCAGCGGTCAAGGCGAAAGCGTCCAAGCTAACAGACGACGCCAAGGTCGAATTAGAGCGCGCTTCGGACGCATTCTTAGCCGCGATCGGGTTCGGTCTAAACGCCGCGAAATGGGCGGCGTCGGCAACGCCGGCCCTTGCTGCGCTTCGACAAGCGTTAGCAACGGCTGATACCGAACTTACGGAAGCGCAGGATCAAAAAATTGTCGCGCTTGAGGAAATGGCCGAAGCGATCCCCGGAAACGAGGAAGCCCACACGAACGCGCGTGGGTGGATTATCGAACGCATTCCGAAGTTTATGTTCCTTGAAGACTATCCCGAAATCAAGGGTCAACAGGACATTACGCAGTTCCTTCAACGCAAGAGCGCAGGAACGCCAACGGCAGCAGACGTAAACTTTGAAAAGCTATGCAAGGTTGCTGGCCTAAGCCCCGATCAACTTCAAACCCTTCTTCAACAGAATGATCAAGAAACACGTGGGCAGTTGGCCAATCGCGCCGGCTCCGTAGTGACAACCGCGATCCGCAAGCGTTGGAAAGACCGAGAATTGAAGGTTCGCTTCAATCTTGACGGACAGCACTTCGAAACACTTATATCCGATCCTAACAGCACGTATGACGTTGAAGTAAATCTTGACGAAAGAAGTCGTGGCTTTCAGTGGTTTTTCGCGTTTTACGTCGTCTTTGCCGCAGATACCGAAGACGGTGAAGCCGAAGGCGCTATTCTACTGCTGGACGAACCAGGCTTATATCTTCACGCGCGATCGCAAGGCGACTTGCTTCGTCATCTTGAAGACGACTTCGCCAATCAAATCGTATTTACGACGCATTCCCCGTTCATGGTGCCAACGCATCAACTGGATTGGGTGCGAACCGTTAACATTGCCGAAGAAGCTGGCACTACGGTGTCAAACGACCCTACCGGCGATGCGCGCACTCTCTTTCCGTTGCAGGCCGCACTAGGATACGACCTTGCCCAAAGTCTATTCATTGGCCCGAACAACTTAGTCGTTGAAGGGGTCACAGATTTTTGGGTTTTGTCGGCGGTATCGGCGCATCTCAACGACCAAGGCAAAACCGGTCTTGATGAACGCCTTACAATCACGCCCGCCGGTGGCGCGCAACAAGTTCATTACATGGTCGCGTTGCTAACATCGGAACAACTGAAAGTGCTTGTTCTGTTTGATGACGAAAATGATGCGAAAGCGACCCGCGACGATCTAGTCAAAGGTAAACTTATCCGTTCGGACAACGTGATATTTGCAAGCGAAGCATTCGAAATGCCACCTTCCGAAGCTGACATTGAAGATATCTTGGAACCGGCGGTTTACGAAGCTCTTGTGCGCGAAGCTTACGCCAAGGAATTGAAGGGTAAGACGCGGGAATTGAATGCCCACGTTCCCCGCATCGCCCGCCGCGTCGAAATGGCGTTCGACACGCTGGCCATAGACTTCCACAAAACTCGCCCGACAAGGCTGTTCCTGCAAAAGATGGCAACAGACCCCGCGTCGGTCCTTACCGGCGGAAAGTGAGGCGCGCTTTGAACGCCTGTGCAAAGCTATCAACGCCTCGCTGGAAAAGCATTTGGCGCGATCATCATCGTAGGCGAAACCTACCCATACCTGCGCAACGCCTTTTTGGATAACCAGACGAACAATACGACGTTGATTTGTGGATTGGGGGCGGATTTGCTCGACATGCCGTCGCCTCAATGGGGCAGCGTCCGGCAGATAATTACGGGCAGATAACCCCCCGACGAACGCACTAGATATAAGTCTTCGGCCGGGCTGTGCAACTCTTTGCGCAACCTTGGCTTTCCTACAATCCGAACGCTCCCCTGTCCTACAGACCCCGTTCCGGCATATCTGATCCGCTCCTGTCACCAGCCCAAGGAACAGAGCCGATGAGCGCAAAGACTTCGGCCGCGCGGCGTGCCGCGTTCATGGCCGCGGTGGCGGAGACGGGGAACCGGACATTGGCGGCGGAGCGGGCGAAGGTGTCGGCATCCTGGGTGACGCTGCACCGGGCGACCGACCCGGCGTTCAAGGCCGAGCTGGAGGCGGCGGTGGCGACGTTCAAGGCGTCCTTCGACAGGCTCAGGACGAACGGGGGTGTGGGCTCCGGCGTCAACGGGGGTGTGGGCTCGGGCGCTAACGGGATGCGGGCTCGGGCACCGACCGGGGGGTGCCGCGGCCGTGGGTGGTTCGCGCATCGACGGGGTGATCGGGCACGAACGGGGGTGCACGACCGGGGGTCGGATCGCGCATGGCAGCGGTGGGGATCGGCGCGGCGCGATGGGGGTGCGATGCGGCTGTGGCCGAGATCGGCAGGCCATTGTAGAAGGCGAGGACCCCGGGGTGGGGCCAGGATGGGGGATGACGATGAAAAGCGCTTTCTTCCTGATCGTCGGGCTCATGCTGATCGTCGGCGCCGCGATGCTCGCGACCGACGATCGCCAGTTCGTCCGCCAGGCCATCCGGGCGCCGGGCGTGGTATCGGCATTGCGCGCCGGCGGCGGCCATCCCCAGATCACCTTCCGCACCGCCACGCGGCAAACCGTCAGCTATCCACAGAATGGCTGGATCGCCGGCTATAAGGTCGGCGACCCGGTCACGGTGTTGTACCGCGCCGACGATCCGCGCGGCACCGCCTCGATCGACGCCATCGGCGCAGTATGGGCGGCGCCGATCCTGCTGTTCGTCCTGGGCTTTGGCTTTTGCGTCCTGGCGATCGGCGACATCCTCCATCAGCGAAAGGCCTGACCATGTTGTTCGAGCGGATCACTGGCATTGTGGGAGGAGCGATGGCGCATGCGAGGGCTTTGCCGACGGCGCCGACGACCGGGTGCACGGCGATGATGACGGGGTTCGATCGGCCGCACGCGACCAGGCGGCGCGCGGTCTGGGCGGCGGCTTCACTCTGCCTGGGCATCGCGTCGGCTTGCTCGGCGGCTACCGTGCCGGCGGACACCATGATGACCAAGGTTGCGGGACAGGCGGCGGCGCGCCGTTCGGGCGTTCCGGCGCCCGCCCCCACAAACGCGGGCCATCGGGTCGCGTCGCGGGTGATCGGCACGACGGACCGCCGCCTTGGCGACGGCGGGGTGTGCGTAGTGAACTTCGTCTATGCCGGCCGCGCGCCCGAGAGCATCTTCTGGGAGGAGCCCTGTGCGGGCGTGACGGCCAGGATGATGGGCCGGGGCGAGCTCGAACGGCTTGGCCGATGGGCGCGGCTCGACGCGGTCGAGCGCAGCTTCGTCGCGGGCATGCCCGGCGGCAAGGTGCTGTATGTCGAAGGCGGGGCGTCCGCGTCGATCTATCCGATCGGCACTGGCGGCACGACGTATGAGGTGTCGGTGGCGGACTGACGGGGGCGCCAGGCTATTTGACCGGCAGCGCACCGCATCTGGGCTCAGAACCAGAAGTGGTAGACCGAGACGTCGGCGCGGCACGTGCGCGCGCAGCGTAGGTGGACGCTGACCATGGCCATGCCGCCGTGCCAGGCGCCGGCGCATAGCGCGTCCGGATCCGATCCTATCGTCATGGCGTCCGGGGCGCCGAGACCGGCGTGCCGGCACGCGCGCCGGAAGCCGGCCCGCACGGTGTCTGCCGTTGCGGGGATGAGCAGAGTGCGCGTCGCGGTGTCGGGCTGGGTCCCATCCGCCGGCAGCCGATCCATGGCACTCGCTTGCGCTACCGGCAGCCTGGAGTCGGCGATCAGTTGCCGCAGCAGGTCGCCGGCGTCCTGCTCGAACGGCGTAAAGCGGACGAACTGGCGGTTCGCGTACAGCCATCCGGCGGCCGCCGGGCTAGCAGGAGTATTGCGAGTGGCAGGATGGCGATCGAGCGGGGCGGGAAGCGGCGCCTGAGATGCGCATGCGGTGCAGCCATGGTTGGTCCTCCTGCCGCTCAGTCTTCCTTGTTAAAGCGGCCGTGGACACCGGACAAGTTCTCTCTTGCTTGGTCGCGCCTTTGACATATCGGGGCCCGCCATTACGCTTGCGATGCCCGGTGGCGCGACGATAGCCGAGATGGAATGCCGCGATGCACGTTGATGCAGGACGCCGATCGCAACCCGCTCGATTGCTGCACGTGAGGGTCTTGTGGGCTCCGGCGGCGATTGTCGCGCTGGCCGCGATTGGTGCCGCCTGGGCATATCATCATCAATCCGCGTTCTCGATCAGCGCCCCACCCGGCCCCCGGGTTTTGCTCCGCGAGGTGGTGGCAAGAGCGGGGTTTTCGGCGGACGCAGCCGGTCCTGTCGAGACGGTCGATCTCGATGGCACGATGCCGGCGAGTGCCAGCCGGACGTTCATAGTGGGGCGAGCCGAGCGAGACATTCACACCATGGCATGTCGCGCTGGGCCTTGCCGTGCCTGATCGGTTGGAACGATCGGCCGAGCCCGATCTGATGTGCCGCGGCGATTGGCAGGGCTGGTCCGCCAGCGTTCACCTGACCACGACATGCGCGCGCCGCTGTGCCGCCACGATCACCACGCGAACGATCTAAGCTTGGAGCAGCGGGTGATGGCCGGTCGCGAGGGACCTGGGAGGCGTGACATCGCTGATCGCGTGGGGCGGACATGATCCGCCGGGATCCGATATATTGGCAGCGCCTCCGGAAGGATCGACGCTCGGGCATCGCCGGTATCCTGACGGCCATTGCGTTGGTGGCGGCCACCGTTTCGGTCAGCATGATCCTGGTTAGCGGAAGCCAGTATGAAGCGCGCGCCAACCCGCTGTATTGGGCGTTGATGCTGCCGATGGCTTGGTGGGTGAACGGGCTGACCGCGTTCGAACCCTTCTATGTGCGAAGTTGGAAAGCGGTGCTGGCACTTGCCTGCCTGGCTTCCGGGGCAAGCCTTGCCATCGATATCTGGCATGATGACGACTGGACCGTCTCGGCGGTCAATGCGGCGGTGACCGTGGTGTCTGCGATCGCGAGCATGATTGCCTATCGAGGCAGCCTTGTCGCGCGGGAGGGTCCGGCACGCTGAGCATGTGCAAGGTCGATCCCGCGATCATCGGTTTGAGTGCGTTGCTCCCGCTTACTCCTGTAGCTTCCTACAATTTGAACACCCACCTGTCCTACAGACCCCGTTCCGGCATATCTGATCCGTTCCTGTCACGAGCCCCGATGGAACAGACCCGATGAGCGCAAAGACTTCAGCCGCGCGGCGTGCCGCTTTCATGGCGGCGGTGGCGGAGACGGGGAACCGGACGTTGGCGGCGGAGCGGGCGAAGGTGTCGGCATCCTGGGTGACGCTGCACCGGGCGACCGACCCGGCGTTCA contains:
- a CDS encoding DUF3592 domain-containing protein, whose translation is MKSAFFLIVGLMLIVGAAMLATDDRQFVRQAIRAPGVVSALRAGGGHPQITFRTATRQTVSYPQNGWIAGYKVGDPVTVLYRADDPRGTASIDAIGAVWAAPILLFVLGFGFCVLAIGDILHQRKA
- a CDS encoding AAA family ATPase; translated protein: MELKSFRVRNFRSINDSGEIEVSRITALLRRNESGKSNVLRALHSLNPADGFKALSPIKDFPRHRRLSECSDNTPVVDSTWQLSAFEQKHIAEIWPAAQGVSEVTVGRHYGTKRYVGIDVPEGSFDLAAIKTDARKIDAAVKAKASKLTDDAKVELERASDAFLAAIGFGLNAAKWAASATPALAALRQALATADTELTEAQDQKIVALEEMAEAIPGNEEAHTNARGWIIERIPKFMFLEDYPEIKGQQDITQFLQRKSAGTPTAADVNFEKLCKVAGLSPDQLQTLLQQNDQETRGQLANRAGSVVTTAIRKRWKDRELKVRFNLDGQHFETLISDPNSTYDVEVNLDERSRGFQWFFAFYVVFAADTEDGEAEGAILLLDEPGLYLHARSQGDLLRHLEDDFANQIVFTTHSPFMVPTHQLDWVRTVNIAEEAGTTVSNDPTGDARTLFPLQAALGYDLAQSLFIGPNNLVVEGVTDFWVLSAVSAHLNDQGKTGLDERLTITPAGGAQQVHYMVALLTSEQLKVLVLFDDENDAKATRDDLVKGKLIRSDNVIFASEAFEMPPSEADIEDILEPAVYEALVREAYAKELKGKTRELNAHVPRIARRVEMAFDTLAIDFHKTRPTRLFLQKMATDPASVLTGGK
- the pnp gene encoding polyribonucleotide nucleotidyltransferase; protein product: MFDTKTVSAQWGGKTLTLETGRVARQANGAVLATLGETVVLCAVTAARTVKEGQDFFPLTVHYQEKYSAAGRIPGGFFKRERGATEKETLTSRLIDRPIRPLFPEGFYNEINVICQVLSYDGENEPDVLAMVAASAALTISGVPFMGPIGAARVGYIDGEYILNPTHEQAKDGDLDLVVAATPGAVMMVESEAKELSEEVMLGAVQFAHKACTEAANLIIDLAEQAAKEPWEMAEQADLSTAKDKLKKLIGKDIAAAYKVTDKSKRSDLLSAARHKAKEAFADAAPQDQMAAGKLVKKLEAEIVRGAILKDGTRIDGRTTTQIRPIEAMVHFLPRTHGSALFTRGETQSICTTTLGTRDAEQMIDGLSGLTYENFMLHYNFPPYSVGEVGRFGAPGRREVGHGKLAWRALHPVLPSKEDFPYTIRVLSDITESNGSSSMATVCGGSLSMMDAGVPLKRPVSGIAMGLILEGKNFAVLSDILGDEDHLGDMDFKVAGTSEGITTMQMDIKIAGITEEIMGKALAQAKEGRAHILEEMARALDHTREELSAHAPRIESFTIDKSKIREVIGTGGKVIREIVAQTGAKVDIDDEGVIKVSSSDPAQIEAAIKWIKGLVEEAEVGKVYDGKVVNMVDFGAFVNFMGGKDGLVHVSEIRNERTEKVTDVLSEGQAVKVKVLEIDPRGKVRLSMRVVDQETGAELEDTRPAREPREGGDRPRGDRPRRDGDGGRGPRGDGGGGRDGGDRGPRGPRRDGDGGRGPRRDGGERAPRSEGGKDEGPAPEFAPAFLTGDRD